A window from Zingiber officinale cultivar Zhangliang chromosome 7A, Zo_v1.1, whole genome shotgun sequence encodes these proteins:
- the LOC122000963 gene encoding protein SOSEKI 5-like: MAVASSRGRMDPLRQWRDKDTSPERTKVWKEPKPKKVSVVYYLSRGGQLEHPHFMEVALSSTDGLYLRDVIDRLNLLRGKGMANLYSWSSKRSYKNGFVWHDLTEDDLIHPTRGHEYVLKGSELLQPLSSPSFQEGNAAFSASEKPLQIPKSVHDDFESLQIRRKRAPWSSFDLNEYKVYKTDLTAETGAKAADASTQTDDGRSRRQSVAAVRREEEEGPLTTELEREDISPPLSSSSSETLEKLIKADARAITAVAAGSEDQERTVGTYASGRIRASAMLMHLLSCGSINMKDHHGGSVSPQTPALCKPGAVARAVPDLGGRKETYGLLEHNGSAAIRMEDKEYFSGSLIETKKTGNGRDDFSGLKRSSSYNADRGSKLELAEKEIEGVRAKCIPRKHKTMLEREGAKATNLAQLSRKQIE; the protein is encoded by the exons ATGGCGGTGGCTTCCTCGCGCGGGAGGATGGATCCCTTACGGCAGTGGAGGGACAAGGACACGAGCCCCGAGAGGACTAAGGTCTGGAAGGAGCCCAAGCCCAAGAAGGTTTCCGTCGTCTATTACCTGTCCCGCGGTGGCCAGTTGGAGCACCCCCATTTCATGGAGGTCGCTCTCTCCTCCACCGACGGCCTCTACCTACGAG ATGTAATCGACCGCCTCAACCTCCTTAGAGGCAAGGGGATGGCTAATTTGTATTCCTGGTCTTCCAAAAG GAGCTACAAGAATGGATTCGTGTGGCACGACCTCACGGAGGACGATCTGATACACCCAACGCGTGGCCATGAGTACGTTCTCAAGGGTTCCGAGCTTCTTCAACCCCTCTCCTCTCCCAGCTTCCAGGAAGGCAATGCGGCATTTAGCGCCTCCGAGAAGCCGCTGCAGATCCCCAAATCCGTGCACGACGATTTCGAGAGCTTGCAGATTAGAAGGAAGAGGGCGCCCTGGAGCTCCTTCGACCTCAACGAATACAAGGTCTACAAGACCGACCTGACGGCCGAGACCGGCGCCAAGGCGGCTGACGCGTCGACGCAGACAGACGACGGGAGGAGCAGGCGGCAATCGGTCGCAGCGGTCcggagggaggaagaagaaggcccaCTGACCACGGAGCTGGAGCGGGAGGATATCTCTCCTCCGCTGTCGTCGTCAAGTTCGGAGACGCTGGAGAAGCTTATCAAGGCGGACGCCCGCGCCATCACTGCCGTCGCCGCCGGGTCAGAGGACCAGGAGCGGACTGTGGGGACGTACGCGAGCGGGAGGATACGGGCGTCGGCCATGCTGATGCACCTTCTGTCGTGCGGCTCCATCAACATGAAGGACCACCACGGGGGCTCGGTGTCGCCGCAGACGCCGGCCCTGTGCAAACCAGGGGCGGTGGCACGTGCTGTGCCGGATTTGGGTGGTAGGAAGGAAACGTATGGGTTGTTGGAGCACAATGGCTCGGCGGCCATCAGGATGGAGGACAAGGAATACTTCAGCGGGAGCTTGATCGAGACCAAGAAGACGGGCAATGGCCGTGACGACTTCTCGGGCCTGAAAAGGTCCTCTTCTTACAATGCCGACAG GGGCTCGAAACTGGAGCTTGCAGAGAAGGAAATCGAGGGCGTCCGTGCCAAATGCATCCCCAGGAAGCACAAAACCATGTTGGAAAGGGAGGGAGCCAAAGCCACCAATCTCGCACAGCTCTCTCGAAAGCAAATTGAATAA